From one Chlamydiifrater phoenicopteri genomic stretch:
- a CDS encoding sugar phosphate nucleotidyltransferase, with protein sequence MEGSMSFFDNAERYCGHSYQDKVGVIVLCGGEGKRLSPLTRNRCKPTVSFGGRYKLIDIPISHAIASGFSKIFVIGQYLTYTLQQHLFKTYFYHGVVQDQIHLLAPEERNGEKIWYQGTADAIRQNLLYLEDVDVEYFLILSGDQLYNIDFRKMVDYAESTNAGMVIAAQPIPEKDATRMGVMRFDEEYSLKDFYEKPQSSDILDKFRFRSESIRRKPRFGDEGCFWGSMGIYLFRKEDLIQLLRTDSREDFGKHLIQTQMQKNNVKVFVYDGYWTDIGTIESYYEANLSLTKLPLNPDEGLSCYRDVGRIFSKNHHLPGAMISNSLISDSLLCEGAIINSSKISSSVLGIRSVIGENTVIQDSVLIGNSGYSFKKTRDVGVGQDCLIQKAIIDENCSIGNGVVLTNSQELINYESPDGKVIVRDGIIIIPSGTEIPDNYVF encoded by the coding sequence CTGGAAGGTTCGATGAGTTTTTTTGACAACGCAGAGCGCTATTGTGGACATTCTTACCAAGATAAGGTTGGAGTAATAGTTTTATGCGGAGGAGAGGGTAAAAGGCTATCCCCTTTAACTAGAAATCGTTGTAAACCTACAGTCTCTTTTGGTGGGAGATATAAGCTAATAGATATACCCATTTCACACGCTATTGCTTCTGGTTTTTCTAAGATTTTTGTAATAGGCCAATATCTTACGTATACTCTTCAACAACATCTTTTTAAGACTTATTTTTATCATGGCGTAGTGCAAGATCAGATACACCTCTTAGCTCCAGAAGAAAGGAACGGAGAGAAAATTTGGTACCAAGGGACGGCCGATGCTATCCGGCAGAATCTACTATATTTAGAAGATGTTGATGTAGAGTATTTTCTCATTCTTTCCGGAGACCAGTTGTACAATATTGATTTCCGAAAGATGGTGGATTACGCAGAATCTACGAACGCAGGCATGGTGATAGCAGCACAGCCTATTCCAGAAAAAGATGCTACTAGAATGGGGGTCATGCGCTTTGATGAAGAATATTCCTTAAAAGACTTTTATGAGAAGCCTCAGTCTTCGGATATTTTAGATAAATTTAGATTTCGATCTGAAAGTATTAGAAGAAAACCAAGGTTTGGAGATGAGGGTTGTTTCTGGGGATCTATGGGGATTTACTTATTTCGTAAGGAAGATTTGATCCAGCTTTTGAGAACAGATAGCAGAGAAGATTTTGGGAAGCATCTAATACAGACTCAAATGCAAAAAAATAACGTCAAAGTATTTGTTTACGACGGTTATTGGACAGATATAGGAACCATAGAATCTTACTATGAAGCTAATCTGTCATTAACGAAATTGCCTTTAAATCCTGACGAGGGTCTTAGCTGTTACAGAGACGTAGGAAGAATTTTTAGTAAAAATCATCACTTGCCGGGGGCAATGATTTCGAACTCTTTGATATCAGACTCTTTATTGTGTGAAGGGGCCATTATTAATTCTTCAAAAATTTCTAGCAGTGTTTTAGGGATCCGCTCAGTAATAGGTGAAAACACCGTTATTCAGGATTCTGTTCTTATAGGAAACAGTGGCTATTCTTTCAAAAAGACACGTGATGTTGGGGTAGGTCAAGACTGTTTGATACAAAAGGCTATAATTGATGAAAACTGTTCCATAGGTAATGGTGTAGTTTTAACGAACAGTCAGGAGTTAATAAATTATGAGTCTCCTGATGGGAAAGTGATCGTTCGAGACGGTATAATAATTATTCCCAGTGGTACGGAGATTCCTGACAACTACGTTTTTTAA
- a CDS encoding S49 family peptidase produces MMRYFFRICSKAFISFLGISTGLFLAIVVLFGGVLAIIGSSSQNMLVSLPDAQGKVKPLGKETPVVAVFDLKGVICPSKHSEEFFRTALASLDKPPLVGRVKGLILKVDCPGGELFEVHRMYTLLREWKERTSIPVYVFIEGLCASGGYYVSCLGDKIFASSVALTGSVGVITGPFFNVKDGLNRHGIKADLLSGGKDKAPLNPFSEWDASQKEERQKIVDFFYKGFVSLVSQHRPLLTEEKLVDTLGARVYPPLQAKEEGFIDEIDVSFSQVIKELLSRCNIAGDYRVVGVCGELWWKKFMVLFENSPFVSGKVHHQVLPPEQNTSSWYAGM; encoded by the coding sequence ATGATGAGATATTTTTTTCGAATTTGTTCTAAGGCGTTTATTTCTTTTCTAGGAATTTCAACAGGGTTGTTTCTCGCTATAGTTGTTTTGTTTGGTGGAGTTTTGGCTATTATTGGATCTAGTTCTCAAAACATGCTGGTATCTCTTCCTGATGCTCAAGGGAAGGTGAAGCCCTTAGGTAAAGAAACTCCTGTTGTTGCTGTTTTTGATTTAAAAGGTGTTATATGCCCTTCTAAACACAGTGAAGAGTTCTTTAGAACAGCCCTTGCTAGTTTGGATAAGCCTCCTTTGGTTGGTCGGGTAAAGGGATTAATATTGAAAGTTGATTGCCCTGGAGGAGAGCTTTTTGAAGTACATAGAATGTATACTTTGTTAAGGGAGTGGAAGGAAAGGACCTCCATACCAGTTTATGTTTTTATAGAAGGATTATGTGCCTCTGGAGGATATTATGTTTCTTGTTTGGGGGATAAAATTTTCGCTAGTTCTGTAGCTCTTACTGGATCTGTTGGCGTTATAACGGGGCCTTTTTTCAATGTCAAAGATGGGCTTAATCGTCATGGAATAAAAGCAGACCTATTAAGTGGTGGAAAGGACAAAGCTCCATTAAATCCCTTCTCCGAATGGGATGCTAGCCAGAAGGAAGAAAGACAAAAGATAGTCGACTTTTTCTATAAAGGCTTTGTCTCTTTAGTGTCCCAACATAGACCTTTGTTAACCGAAGAAAAATTAGTAGATACTTTGGGGGCTCGAGTCTATCCACCGTTACAAGCAAAAGAAGAAGGTTTTATTGATGAAATCGATGTCTCTTTTAGTCAGGTGATAAAGGAGCTTTTATCTAGATGCAATATAGCCGGAGACTATCGCGTAGTTGGTGTTTGTGGAGAGTTATGGTGGAAAAAGTTTATGGTTCTTTTTGAGAACTCTCCGTTCGTCTCTGGGAAGGTTCATCATCAGGTATTACCTCCAGAGCAAAACACCTCGTCTTGGTATGCTGGAATGTAG
- a CDS encoding Npt1/Npt2 family nucleotide transporter produces the protein MQSDLKDFSRLRACFWPVYRSELHKFLPLFLLAFFVGFNYSLLKNMKDALMVAAAGAGAEVIPFIKVWGIVPGAVVVTAIYGALSARYPKDVVFYLFLSFFVVFFTVFVLLIYPSGDVLHLHGLGDKLSSIFPKGLRGFIVMVRYWSYTLFYVISELWSSIVLSVFFWGLANDVTTIREAGRFYALINAALNFSSIVAGEVSVFVGKGALIPIPFAKDEWHGVMINLVTMVCLASVAIFYLYRRVHYVGLAEAFVNASELISSKKKQEHKGKSSLKDVFSYVIRSKYLLGLAFIVLAYNLVNHLFEVVWKDQVSKIYSTAIEYNAYMGRISTLIGVLSVLVAVLLTGQTIRAWGWTFGALVTPVVAAGFGVVFFLAIFLAKKDINLIPFWHITPLALSAWLGGLHNVFTRSAKFTFFDQIKEMAFIPLGPEEKRQGKAAIDGVVSRVGKSGGSLIYQCLLVFFSSVAASLHIIASVLFVILLVWVVVTIYLGRQIEDFSDSQVESLDERLESSSQKSVANTEAILS, from the coding sequence ATGCAGTCAGACTTAAAAGATTTTTCTAGACTGAGAGCCTGCTTTTGGCCAGTCTATCGATCGGAACTGCATAAATTTCTTCCTCTATTCTTATTAGCTTTTTTCGTTGGCTTTAATTACAGTCTCTTAAAAAATATGAAGGACGCTTTGATGGTGGCTGCCGCGGGGGCTGGAGCCGAAGTCATTCCTTTCATTAAGGTTTGGGGAATAGTCCCCGGAGCTGTGGTTGTAACGGCCATATACGGGGCTTTAAGTGCTAGATATCCGAAAGATGTAGTGTTTTACCTCTTTCTTTCCTTCTTCGTAGTCTTTTTCACGGTCTTTGTTCTCCTGATATATCCCAGTGGAGATGTTTTGCATCTGCACGGTCTGGGAGATAAACTTTCTAGCATTTTTCCTAAGGGCCTTAGAGGCTTTATAGTTATGGTCCGATACTGGAGTTACACGCTGTTTTATGTCATTTCTGAGTTGTGGAGCTCTATAGTATTATCTGTTTTTTTCTGGGGGCTAGCCAATGATGTCACCACCATACGGGAGGCTGGCAGGTTTTATGCTCTTATCAATGCTGCGCTAAACTTTTCTTCCATAGTTGCCGGGGAAGTTTCTGTCTTTGTTGGAAAGGGGGCTCTTATACCCATTCCTTTCGCCAAGGATGAGTGGCATGGTGTCATGATTAACTTGGTGACTATGGTTTGTCTGGCAAGTGTAGCCATCTTTTATCTATATCGTCGCGTGCATTATGTTGGTTTGGCCGAGGCATTTGTTAATGCTTCGGAGTTAATTTCTTCCAAAAAGAAACAAGAACATAAAGGGAAGTCCTCCCTAAAGGATGTGTTTTCTTACGTAATCCGCTCGAAATATTTGTTAGGGCTGGCTTTTATCGTATTGGCTTACAATTTAGTAAACCACCTATTTGAAGTAGTCTGGAAAGATCAGGTAAGTAAAATTTATTCTACTGCTATCGAGTACAATGCGTATATGGGGAGAATTTCCACTCTCATAGGAGTGTTGTCGGTGCTTGTTGCTGTTTTGTTAACAGGGCAAACAATTAGAGCCTGGGGATGGACCTTTGGAGCTTTAGTTACGCCTGTTGTAGCCGCAGGTTTTGGGGTAGTCTTTTTCTTAGCGATTTTCTTGGCCAAAAAAGATATTAACTTGATTCCATTTTGGCATATTACCCCCTTGGCTCTTTCTGCCTGGCTTGGAGGTTTGCACAACGTATTTACTCGATCAGCTAAATTCACTTTTTTCGACCAGATTAAAGAAATGGCCTTTATTCCTCTAGGACCAGAAGAAAAGAGGCAAGGGAAGGCTGCCATAGATGGGGTTGTTTCTAGGGTTGGAAAATCAGGAGGATCGTTAATATACCAGTGTTTGTTGGTGTTTTTCTCTTCTGTCGCAGCTAGTCTGCATATCATAGCCTCGGTGCTTTTTGTAATTCTATTGGTCTGGGTTGTTGTGACGATTTATCTAGGGCGGCAGATAGAAGACTTCTCCGATTCTCAAGTTGAGTCATTGGATGAACGGCTTGAAAGTTCCTCTCAAAAATCTGTAGCTAACACGGAAGCAATTTTATCGTAA
- a CDS encoding orotidine 5'-phosphate decarboxylase / HUMPS family protein, with protein MQRRSYKERALITRHSLSRKLFSIMHRKETNLGVTASSCKSQEVLELAEAIGPHICLLKTHVDILEDFSLEFARDLRGLADKHQFLIFEDRKYSETGALVEKQYGGGLYKVADWADLVSVHLSSGEAILDSLRLVGSGKGRGVVLLAESKEAGGSRDDSSVAVRWAEKHPDFVVGFECSRRLCLNEGFLHITSIQNIMDYGVLSSVDTLLEQRIGACGGDLILIDDSFLVSDDLESISGKYKRTGYSVYNQY; from the coding sequence ATGCAGCGTCGATCGTACAAGGAGCGAGCTTTGATAACGAGGCACTCGCTTTCTAGAAAATTGTTTTCCATAATGCATAGGAAGGAAACGAATTTAGGAGTGACGGCAAGCAGTTGTAAGAGTCAAGAAGTTCTAGAGCTAGCTGAAGCTATTGGTCCGCATATTTGTTTATTAAAAACTCATGTAGATATTTTGGAAGACTTTTCCTTGGAATTTGCTAGAGATCTTCGGGGGCTTGCAGATAAGCATCAATTTTTGATTTTTGAAGATAGAAAATACTCTGAAACAGGGGCTCTTGTAGAGAAGCAGTATGGGGGAGGGCTATACAAAGTTGCTGACTGGGCAGATTTGGTGAGTGTGCATCTTTCTTCGGGAGAAGCTATTTTAGATTCGCTGCGTCTTGTTGGAAGTGGGAAGGGTCGGGGAGTAGTCTTGCTTGCAGAAAGTAAGGAGGCTGGAGGCTCCAGGGATGATTCCTCTGTTGCTGTGCGTTGGGCAGAAAAACATCCGGACTTTGTTGTGGGTTTTGAGTGCTCTAGAAGGCTTTGTTTGAATGAAGGTTTTTTGCATATTACTTCTATTCAAAATATTATGGATTATGGTGTTTTAAGTTCTGTAGATACTTTGTTGGAACAGCGAATAGGAGCCTGTGGGGGTGATCTTATTTTGATTGATGATAGCTTTTTAGTGTCCGATGATTTGGAGTCTATTTCTGGAAAATATAAGAGGACGGGCTATAGTGTTTATAATCAATATTGA
- the polA gene encoding DNA polymerase I, translating to MEKETLYILDASGFIHRAYFALPDMMNPAGEGTKAVFGFVRSIQKLVKDFSPRYMVAVFDGEDNKRSRRELYANYKTNRIQKFPDYLDQRAKIKQFCSLIGLPILERPGVEADDVIASITKTILGAQDLEICVCTADKDLLQLVQEGVYTMNPWKDYVQYREEDVKEFLGVYPKRIPDYLALVGDSSDNIPGVSGIGPKGAVDLLKTHSDVESIVENIDAISGAKGDKLRTQKDVLILSKKLAVLDDSLEVSGLLSDYLFLRDEGSEELQLFYKKQGFKTLIAKTVSLEETFLPTIVSNSDQVLQMVEQLRGREVAFSCAYTGKDIPSLCVQGIALAAEGLQEVFYCDFSRKEVFVQEALAALFLDADTSFIGYNVKRDLHALLSSGFPLPRITFDLALAEHLVSGGAKETFSSLLMKYDFFEDANLVSSKEFWKLSLPINGLPDNPESFFARIVRRLPAIKVCLAKELDKKGLSEIFKELEMPLEKVLLEMERVGIFVNKGELESLSKELHARQEVLVEEIYSLVGERFNIKSPKQLANILFVKLGLQPPGKMTTKAEALEALSGAHPVIDKILLFRSYEKLLSTYVDVLPKLVSKKTQRIHPTFNQVNTATGRLSCRDPNLQNIPVRADKDFEVRMAFEPDDLRRKSFLAADYSQIELRFLAHLSQDERLCEAFVLGEDVHASTAANVFGVSIDKVTRKQRKMAKVVNFGLVYGQQAYGLSKVLRISLQEAKDLIEAYFSKYPKVKIFIDETIERASLDQKVKTLMGRERVIEDWSEAQGARAASGRLAVNTIIQGSAAELIKIAMCNMAEELKERSHMKSRMILQIHDELLFEAPDTELEELEAIVKNIMESAMKLSVPLVTNILIGKNWSEC from the coding sequence ATGGAAAAAGAGACTCTCTACATCCTTGATGCTTCAGGGTTTATTCATAGGGCATATTTTGCTTTGCCTGATATGATGAATCCTGCAGGAGAAGGAACGAAGGCGGTATTTGGATTTGTTCGATCGATTCAAAAGCTTGTGAAAGATTTTTCTCCTAGATATATGGTAGCAGTTTTTGATGGCGAAGATAATAAAAGGAGTCGACGAGAGCTGTATGCCAATTATAAAACTAATAGAATTCAAAAGTTTCCTGACTATCTTGATCAGCGAGCGAAGATAAAACAATTTTGTTCGTTGATAGGCCTTCCTATTTTGGAGCGCCCTGGAGTTGAGGCGGATGATGTGATAGCGAGTATCACTAAAACAATTCTAGGGGCACAAGACTTGGAGATTTGCGTTTGTACTGCAGACAAAGACTTGTTGCAGCTGGTCCAGGAAGGTGTTTACACCATGAACCCATGGAAAGATTATGTTCAGTATCGAGAGGAAGATGTCAAAGAATTTCTGGGGGTCTATCCTAAAAGGATACCAGATTATCTAGCCTTAGTGGGAGATTCTTCTGATAATATTCCTGGTGTAAGTGGTATAGGGCCTAAGGGGGCTGTAGATTTATTGAAAACTCATTCGGACGTAGAGTCTATAGTAGAGAACATAGACGCAATTTCTGGAGCAAAAGGAGATAAACTAAGGACGCAGAAAGATGTTTTGATTTTAAGTAAAAAACTAGCCGTTCTGGATGATTCTTTAGAAGTTTCTGGTCTTTTAAGCGATTATTTATTCTTGCGAGATGAGGGAAGCGAGGAGCTGCAGCTTTTTTATAAAAAACAAGGGTTTAAAACACTGATTGCTAAAACAGTTTCTTTAGAAGAAACCTTTCTCCCTACAATAGTTTCTAACTCTGACCAGGTGTTGCAAATGGTAGAGCAATTACGTGGGAGGGAGGTGGCCTTTAGCTGTGCTTACACGGGTAAAGATATTCCTTCTCTTTGTGTTCAGGGGATCGCTTTAGCGGCAGAGGGCTTGCAAGAAGTTTTTTATTGTGACTTTTCCAGGAAAGAAGTGTTTGTTCAGGAAGCTTTAGCAGCTTTATTTTTAGATGCGGATACAAGTTTCATTGGTTATAACGTGAAACGAGATTTACACGCACTACTGTCGTCTGGGTTTCCTTTGCCTCGAATAACTTTTGATTTGGCTTTAGCCGAGCATTTGGTTAGTGGCGGAGCAAAAGAGACGTTTTCGTCGCTATTGATGAAGTATGATTTTTTTGAAGATGCTAATCTAGTTTCGTCGAAAGAATTTTGGAAGTTATCTTTGCCGATAAATGGTCTTCCAGATAATCCCGAGAGTTTTTTTGCTCGAATAGTTCGGAGACTTCCCGCAATTAAGGTGTGCCTAGCTAAAGAATTAGATAAAAAAGGGCTAAGTGAAATTTTCAAAGAACTTGAGATGCCTTTAGAAAAAGTTCTTTTAGAGATGGAGCGAGTGGGAATTTTTGTAAATAAAGGGGAGTTAGAATCGCTTTCTAAGGAACTGCATGCCAGACAGGAGGTGCTTGTAGAAGAGATTTACTCTTTGGTAGGAGAAAGGTTCAATATCAAATCACCAAAGCAATTGGCCAACATTTTGTTTGTTAAATTAGGATTACAGCCTCCAGGGAAAATGACAACGAAGGCAGAAGCTTTGGAAGCACTTTCTGGTGCTCATCCCGTTATAGATAAGATCTTACTTTTCCGTTCGTATGAGAAGTTGTTATCTACTTATGTTGACGTGCTTCCCAAATTGGTGTCAAAAAAGACGCAACGAATACATCCGACATTTAATCAAGTTAATACGGCAACAGGTAGATTGTCCTGCCGAGATCCAAATTTACAGAATATTCCTGTTAGGGCTGATAAAGACTTTGAGGTTAGAATGGCTTTTGAGCCAGATGATTTGAGGAGAAAAAGCTTTCTTGCTGCAGATTACTCCCAAATAGAATTGCGGTTTTTGGCTCATTTAAGTCAGGATGAAAGATTGTGCGAGGCTTTTGTTTTAGGGGAGGATGTGCATGCGTCCACTGCAGCAAATGTTTTTGGTGTTTCCATAGATAAGGTGACTAGAAAGCAAAGGAAAATGGCTAAAGTTGTTAACTTTGGTTTAGTTTATGGACAACAGGCGTATGGACTATCAAAAGTTTTAAGAATAAGCCTTCAAGAGGCCAAGGATTTGATAGAAGCGTATTTTTCCAAATATCCAAAGGTTAAAATTTTTATAGACGAGACTATAGAGAGAGCTTCTTTAGATCAGAAAGTAAAAACTTTGATGGGAAGAGAACGCGTTATAGAGGATTGGAGCGAGGCTCAGGGAGCTAGAGCAGCCTCTGGGCGGCTTGCAGTAAACACCATCATTCAAGGCAGCGCTGCAGAACTCATCAAGATAGCTATGTGTAACATGGCTGAAGAATTGAAAGAGAGATCTCATATGAAGAGTCGGATGATTTTACAAATACATGACGAACTTCTTTTTGAAGCTCCTGATACAGAGTTGGAAGAATTAGAAGCTATTGTAAAAAACATCATGGAGTCCGCTATGAAGCTGTCTGTGCCATTGGTAACAAATATCTTAATTGGAAAAAATTGGTCAGAATGTTAA
- the coaE gene encoding dephospho-CoA kinase (Dephospho-CoA kinase (CoaE) performs the final step in coenzyme A biosynthesis.), with product MLKSVKVSVTGDPSSGKTEACRVFRRLGAYVVSADRVSHSLLIPHTPIGKRVVNLLGDDVIVGNAFDRRLIAEKVFNDSGLLCELENILHPEICKGIETEYQQVVLSGKYPVFVAEVPLLYEISYADKYDSVVLIQADEKIRKDRFLQKMGCSEKEFYQRCSRFFPYEQRAAVADVIIQNNGTMEELRQKVEEYYYSLGAI from the coding sequence ATGTTAAAATCAGTGAAGGTTTCCGTGACAGGGGATCCCTCCTCTGGGAAGACGGAAGCATGCCGAGTGTTTCGCAGGTTGGGCGCGTATGTTGTCAGCGCCGATCGGGTTTCCCACAGTCTTCTTATCCCTCACACACCAATAGGTAAGCGAGTTGTAAACTTGTTAGGAGACGATGTCATTGTTGGGAATGCTTTTGATAGGCGCTTGATTGCAGAAAAAGTTTTCAACGATTCTGGGCTCTTATGTGAATTAGAGAACATATTACACCCTGAAATTTGCAAGGGTATAGAGACAGAATATCAGCAAGTAGTTTTGTCTGGTAAATATCCAGTATTTGTGGCAGAAGTGCCCTTGTTATATGAGATTAGCTACGCTGATAAGTACGATTCTGTGGTATTGATTCAGGCTGATGAAAAGATTCGCAAAGACCGTTTTCTGCAGAAAATGGGTTGTTCGGAGAAGGAATTTTATCAGAGATGTTCTAGATTTTTTCCTTATGAGCAAAGGGCTGCGGTGGCAGATGTCATTATTCAGAATAATGGCACAATGGAAGAATTAAGACAGAAAGTAGAAGAATATTATTACTCTTTAGGAGCTATATGA
- a CDS encoding CDP-alcohol phosphatidyltransferase family protein, with the protein MEEGFGRILQSIMGNFCNLLSVSRLGFALVFAYSQLPLRLAAVMGAMASDFLDGYLARRYQAATKIGSILDPLMDKLFVVISVTVLYLEGTLSAPQLIVMLSRDFALCVFGAYLSFKRGWRGYDCRAMLWGKVFTLLQFVVLLGVTLFGPVLPMFCFLPFFILVFPAFFERLLGYKRSLVRSE; encoded by the coding sequence ATGGAGGAGGGTTTCGGAAGAATCTTACAAAGCATAATGGGAAATTTTTGTAATTTACTCTCTGTATCACGGCTGGGTTTTGCCCTAGTGTTTGCTTATAGTCAGCTTCCCCTTAGGTTGGCCGCTGTGATGGGGGCTATGGCAAGTGATTTTTTGGATGGATACTTAGCTCGTCGTTATCAAGCGGCGACGAAGATAGGGTCTATTCTAGACCCCTTGATGGACAAGCTATTCGTAGTTATTAGCGTTACAGTTCTCTACTTGGAGGGAACGCTTAGCGCCCCTCAGCTAATAGTGATGCTTTCTAGAGACTTTGCGTTGTGTGTTTTCGGAGCCTACCTCTCTTTCAAAAGGGGGTGGAGAGGGTATGATTGTCGGGCGATGCTTTGGGGGAAAGTCTTTACTCTCCTTCAGTTCGTTGTTCTCTTGGGGGTGACCCTGTTTGGGCCTGTCTTGCCAATGTTTTGTTTTTTACCGTTCTTCATCCTTGTATTCCCTGCGTTTTTTGAGAGGCTGCTGGGCTACAAAAGAAGCCTGGTTCGTTCAGAATAG
- the rho gene encoding transcription termination factor Rho: MKEEQSSAVSPKIKDKCCTNPRLETPSTGETISAPDVEAEPVAITKISGLQRMGIDELNVLARQYGVKNIGSLTKSQVVFEIVKAKSERPNELLIGEGVLEVLPDGFGFLRSTTYNYLPSAEDIYVSPAQIRRFDLKKGDTIVGTIRSPKEKEKYFALLKVDKINGSTPDKAKERVLFENLTPLYPNERIVMETSKEQLAERVLDLTAPIGKGQRGLIVAPPRSGKTVILQSIAHAIAVNNPDVVLIVLLIDERPEEVTDMIRQVRGEVVASTFDEQPERHIQVAEMVIEKARRLVEHGKDVVILLDSITRLARAYNTVQPHSGKILTGGVDASALHKPKRFFGAARNIENGGSLTILATALIETGSRMDEVIFEEFKGTGNMELVLDRRLADRRTYPAIDLIKSGTRKEELLYHPGELEKVYLFRQAIADLTAIDAMHLLLGRLKKTNSNAEFLLSLKE, from the coding sequence ATGAAAGAAGAGCAGTCTTCAGCAGTCTCGCCAAAGATAAAGGATAAATGTTGTACGAATCCTCGTTTGGAAACTCCCTCAACAGGAGAAACTATTAGCGCTCCTGATGTTGAGGCAGAGCCTGTTGCGATAACAAAAATCTCTGGCCTGCAGCGTATGGGTATAGACGAGCTGAATGTTTTAGCTCGGCAATACGGGGTCAAGAATATAGGGTCTTTGACGAAATCGCAGGTTGTTTTTGAGATTGTTAAGGCTAAATCTGAAAGGCCTAATGAGCTTTTAATTGGAGAAGGTGTTTTGGAAGTCCTTCCCGATGGCTTTGGTTTTTTGAGGTCTACCACTTACAATTACCTACCTTCAGCAGAAGATATTTATGTTTCCCCGGCTCAAATTCGTAGATTTGACTTGAAGAAAGGGGATACCATAGTTGGGACTATTCGCTCCCCTAAGGAAAAAGAAAAGTATTTTGCCTTACTAAAAGTTGATAAAATTAATGGGTCCACTCCAGACAAAGCTAAAGAAAGAGTATTGTTCGAGAACCTTACCCCGCTGTATCCCAACGAAAGAATAGTTATGGAAACAAGCAAGGAACAGTTGGCCGAAAGGGTTTTAGACCTGACGGCACCGATAGGTAAAGGACAAAGAGGTTTAATAGTAGCTCCGCCTAGATCTGGAAAGACTGTTATTTTGCAGAGTATTGCTCATGCAATAGCTGTGAATAACCCTGATGTTGTTTTAATAGTTCTTTTAATTGACGAGCGTCCAGAAGAAGTTACTGATATGATTCGTCAAGTTCGAGGCGAAGTTGTTGCGTCGACTTTTGATGAACAACCAGAGAGGCACATTCAAGTTGCAGAAATGGTCATAGAAAAAGCTCGTAGATTGGTAGAACACGGGAAAGATGTCGTAATCCTTCTGGATTCTATAACGCGTTTAGCTCGAGCTTATAACACCGTGCAGCCGCACTCTGGAAAAATTTTAACTGGCGGGGTTGATGCCAGCGCCTTGCACAAGCCCAAGAGATTTTTTGGAGCAGCAAGGAATATTGAGAATGGAGGATCTTTGACTATCTTGGCTACAGCTCTGATAGAAACTGGTTCTCGTATGGATGAAGTTATATTCGAAGAATTCAAGGGCACTGGGAATATGGAGTTAGTTTTGGATCGACGTCTAGCTGATCGTAGAACTTATCCAGCCATAGATCTCATTAAGAGTGGAACACGAAAAGAGGAGCTTTTGTACCACCCAGGAGAATTAGAGAAGGTGTATCTCTTCAGGCAAGCTATAGCGGACCTTACTGCAATTGATGCGATGCACCTGTTGCTTGGTCGTCTGAAAAAGACCAACAGCAACGCAGAGTTCTTGTTGTCTCTTAAGGAATAG